From Methanobrevibacter ruminantium, the proteins below share one genomic window:
- a CDS encoding phosphoglycerate kinase, producing the protein MMANFNTIDDFDVNGKTVLVRIDINSPVDPNSGIILDDTRMKLHAETIKELSMKGAKTVILAHQSRPGKDDFTTLEQHAVVLSRAVGLEVKYVDSIFSSKARESIIALEPGQILLLENVRFFSEEQLKRSAEEEATSVLVKTLTPLVDFFVNDAFAAAHRSQTSLVGFTRTVPSAAGRVMEKELTVIGNALENVQHPCVFALGGMKADDSITVTENVLENGTADYVLVSGLVANIFIWAAGYDIKSTNKNFIESRGYLDMVDKCRGLIERFGDKIVYPTDVAVSVQGDRADVTIENIPDASIFDIGRESLIKYSKILREAKTIFANGPAGVFEDPKFAIGTEDIINAIASSKGFSVIGGGHIAAATVNLGYGDKMDHISSGGGASIDMLAGNPLPAVVALEESKELFDGNS; encoded by the coding sequence ATTATGGCTAACTTTAATACTATTGATGATTTTGATGTAAATGGCAAAACAGTTTTAGTTAGGATTGACATCAACTCTCCTGTAGATCCTAATTCTGGAATCATTTTAGATGACACCCGTATGAAATTGCATGCTGAGACAATTAAGGAATTATCTATGAAAGGTGCTAAAACTGTTATTCTTGCTCACCAAAGTCGTCCAGGTAAAGATGATTTTACCACATTGGAGCAACATGCTGTCGTTTTATCTAGAGCGGTCGGTTTGGAAGTGAAATATGTTGATTCCATCTTCTCATCTAAGGCAAGGGAATCAATCATAGCTTTAGAGCCTGGGCAAATCTTGCTTTTGGAAAATGTCAGGTTCTTTTCAGAAGAGCAATTGAAACGTTCCGCTGAGGAAGAAGCTACTTCTGTTCTTGTAAAAACATTGACTCCTTTAGTTGATTTTTTTGTAAATGATGCATTTGCTGCAGCACACAGGTCTCAAACCTCTTTGGTCGGATTTACAAGAACTGTTCCATCAGCTGCCGGAAGAGTCATGGAAAAAGAATTGACAGTTATTGGCAATGCTTTAGAGAATGTTCAACATCCTTGTGTTTTTGCTTTAGGTGGAATGAAGGCAGATGATTCAATTACAGTTACTGAAAACGTTTTGGAAAACGGCACAGCGGATTATGTCCTTGTTTCAGGACTTGTTGCTAATATATTCATTTGGGCAGCAGGTTATGATATCAAATCCACCAACAAGAACTTCATTGAATCAAGAGGATATCTTGATATGGTTGATAAATGCAGAGGCCTCATTGAAAGGTTTGGAGATAAGATCGTTTACCCTACTGATGTTGCTGTCAGTGTTCAAGGGGATAGGGCAGATGTGACTATTGAAAACATTCCTGATGCTTCCATTTTTGATATTGGCAGAGAATCATTGATCAAATATTCCAAGATTTTAAGAGAGGCAAAAACCATTTTTGCAAATGGGCCTGCTGGTGTGTTTGAAGACCCTAAATTCGCAATCGGTACTGAAGACATCATCAATGCAATAGCTTCATCTAAAGGATTTTCAGTTATTGGTGGAGGACATATTGCAGCAGCTACCGTTAATTTAGGATATGGGGATAAGATGGACCATATCAGTAGTGGTGGCGGAGCTTCCATTGATATGTTGGCTGGTAATCCATTACCTGCAGTTGTAGCTCTTGAAGAGTCTAAGGAATTATTTGATGGTAATTCTTAA
- the twy1 gene encoding 4-demethylwyosine synthase TYW1, with product MAFTKEEQAKLEYSGYRFVGEHGHAAAKICHWTRKSMVNEGVCYKEQFYGVQSHRCLQMSPAVPFCNQKCSFCWRDLSQTRIEWEGEYDDPKTIIEGAIKAQNNLLCGFGGNKKADKKKLEESKKPTNAAISLAGEPTLYPEIDELLAEFHRQDFTTFLVSNGMYWEKLGNLENEPTQLYVSLDAPNEKVYKELCNPQINDAWSNLNKTLELMNSFNSRTAIRITSVKGKNMINTDEYAKLINKANPKYVEVKAYMFVGSSRKRLSLDNMPSNQEVRDFAQEIADKTGRELTKESEVSRVVLLE from the coding sequence ATGGCATTCACTAAAGAAGAACAAGCAAAATTGGAATACAGCGGTTATAGATTTGTAGGGGAGCACGGCCATGCTGCTGCAAAAATCTGTCATTGGACTAGAAAAAGCATGGTTAATGAAGGAGTGTGCTATAAAGAGCAATTCTACGGAGTGCAATCCCACAGATGCCTTCAAATGTCCCCAGCTGTACCATTTTGTAACCAAAAATGCTCTTTTTGCTGGAGAGACTTAAGTCAGACCAGAATAGAATGGGAAGGGGAATATGATGATCCTAAAACAATTATTGAAGGCGCCATAAAAGCTCAAAACAATCTATTATGTGGTTTTGGTGGAAATAAAAAGGCAGACAAGAAAAAGCTTGAAGAAAGCAAGAAGCCGACAAACGCTGCAATTTCCCTTGCTGGTGAGCCAACTTTATATCCTGAAATCGATGAACTTTTAGCTGAATTCCACAGACAGGATTTCACAACATTTTTAGTGAGCAATGGAATGTACTGGGAAAAACTTGGAAACCTTGAAAACGAACCAACTCAACTGTATGTTTCCTTAGACGCACCTAACGAGAAAGTGTATAAAGAACTATGTAACCCTCAAATAAATGATGCTTGGAGCAATTTAAACAAAACACTTGAACTGATGAATAGTTTTAACAGCAGAACAGCAATTAGAATCACTTCAGTTAAGGGCAAAAACATGATTAACACTGATGAATATGCTAAACTGATCAATAAGGCTAATCCAAAATATGTTGAAGTGAAAGCATACATGTTTGTAGGGTCTTCCAGAAAAAGATTAAGTCTTGACAATATGCCATCAAATCAGGAAGTTCGTGACTTTGCTCAGGAAATAGCTGATAAGACAGGTAGAGAATTAACTAAAGAGTCTGAAGTCAGTAGAGTTGTTTTATTGGAATAA
- the thiE gene encoding thiamine phosphate synthase, which translates to MKKEDIDYSVYLVTDRRDKTDEEFLNIIEEAIKGGTTIVQLREKTASTKEFYDLALRVKEITSRYGVPLLINDRIDIALAVDSEGVHIGQDDMPADIAREIIGEDKILGISASTVEEAKKAEKDSADYIGSGAVFPTATKDDADSVSKDELKEIVDSIDIPIVAIGGITVENASTLKDSGIDGFSVVSAIMSADDPRDASRKLKEIYFS; encoded by the coding sequence ATGAAAAAAGAGGATATTGACTATTCAGTTTATTTGGTTACAGACCGTAGGGATAAAACTGATGAGGAATTCTTAAACATTATTGAAGAAGCAATTAAAGGTGGGACCACCATTGTTCAGCTTCGTGAAAAGACTGCTTCAACTAAGGAGTTCTATGATTTGGCTTTAAGGGTTAAGGAAATCACCAGCAGATATGGTGTTCCATTGTTGATTAATGATAGAATTGACATAGCTCTTGCAGTTGATAGTGAAGGTGTTCATATTGGCCAAGATGATATGCCTGCAGATATCGCTCGTGAAATAATAGGCGAAGATAAGATATTAGGTATTTCAGCTTCAACTGTTGAAGAGGCTAAAAAAGCTGAGAAGGATAGTGCAGATTATATAGGCTCTGGTGCGGTATTTCCTACAGCCACTAAAGATGATGCAGATTCAGTCTCAAAAGATGAATTAAAGGAAATAGTGGATTCTATTGACATTCCTATAGTGGCAATTGGTGGAATCACTGTAGAAAATGCGAGTACATTAAAGGACAGTGGCATTGATGGATTTTCAGTTGTAAGTGCAATAATGAGTGCGGATGATCCAAGAGATGCTTCTAGAAAATTAAAGGAAATTTATTTCTCTTAG
- a CDS encoding class E sortase gives MDIKKYIKPTTIIVIIAFLIIGLYALTEVNYFSYKQVAESKDVNASVVVIPAIGVFEKINNVSISQGVYIDETSNIPTKGDTVLYGHRTLQGSPFLRLDTLKKGDVVTVEWPGIGEVNYTVKESEIIAPTNFLDLNESHANDVNSQDLYLVTCHPIGSSAQRLVVTAELDSISPINETVLEQNPQAHWAWLITAGFLILGLIVTYFTPAEERKIILAVVIAITIVLAYFCIFPISSQVWADQLGWLNSLIGVN, from the coding sequence ATGGATATAAAAAAATATATAAAGCCTACAACAATTATTGTCATTATTGCTTTTTTGATTATAGGATTATATGCTTTAACTGAGGTTAATTACTTTTCATATAAACAAGTTGCAGAATCTAAGGATGTCAATGCTTCAGTTGTAGTAATCCCTGCTATAGGAGTTTTTGAGAAGATCAACAATGTTTCAATATCCCAAGGGGTTTATATTGATGAGACTTCCAATATTCCAACTAAAGGAGATACTGTTTTATATGGACACAGAACCTTGCAAGGGTCTCCGTTTTTACGTTTAGATACTCTTAAGAAAGGAGATGTTGTCACTGTAGAATGGCCTGGAATCGGTGAAGTGAATTACACTGTCAAGGAATCTGAAATAATTGCACCGACTAATTTCCTAGATTTAAATGAAAGTCATGCAAATGATGTTAATAGTCAGGATTTGTACTTGGTAACATGTCACCCAATAGGTTCATCTGCTCAAAGGCTTGTTGTAACTGCTGAATTAGACTCAATAAGCCCAATCAATGAAACAGTGTTGGAACAAAATCCTCAAGCGCACTGGGCTTGGTTAATTACTGCAGGATTCTTGATTCTTGGTTTGATTGTAACATATTTCACTCCTGCTGAAGAAAGGAAAATCATTTTGGCAGTTGTCATAGCCATTACAATTGTTCTTGCGTATTTCTGTATTTTCCCAATATCCTCACAGGTCTGGGCGGATCAATTAGGATGGTTAAATAGTTTGATTGGAGTAAATTAG
- a CDS encoding 2-oxoacid:ferredoxin oxidoreductase subunit beta, giving the protein MVERESPYKKYLREERLPHIFCPGCGNGTVMSTFFKGLEGTDIDFENVAMVSGIGCSSRIPGYAKCDSLHTTHGRALSFATGLKVGNPDLDVVVFTGDGDAASIGGNHLIHAARRNINLTVICINNNIYGMTGGQISPTSPKGSFGTTAPYGSRDMPFNLAELVSAAGASYVARWTTTHPLQLSKAIQKGLENEGFSFIEVVSQCPTYFGRKNKMKTPLQMFEWIKENSINKRRAEKMDEAELEGKIIVGEFANKPHAELTANIKALAEENSDKPLAIKSAFEELD; this is encoded by the coding sequence ATGGTAGAAAGGGAAAGCCCATATAAAAAATATCTTAGAGAAGAAAGATTGCCACACATATTCTGTCCAGGTTGTGGAAATGGTACCGTTATGAGTACCTTCTTTAAGGGTTTAGAAGGAACAGATATCGATTTTGAAAATGTTGCTATGGTTTCAGGTATCGGTTGCTCTTCAAGGATCCCGGGTTATGCAAAATGTGATTCACTCCACACAACTCACGGAAGAGCTTTAAGCTTTGCAACTGGATTGAAGGTAGGAAACCCTGACTTGGATGTTGTTGTATTTACTGGTGATGGGGATGCAGCGTCCATTGGTGGAAATCATTTGATTCATGCTGCAAGAAGAAACATTAATCTTACTGTAATCTGTATCAACAATAATATTTATGGTATGACTGGTGGTCAAATCAGTCCAACTTCCCCAAAAGGAAGCTTTGGTACAACCGCACCTTACGGTTCAAGAGACATGCCGTTTAATTTAGCTGAGCTTGTAAGTGCCGCTGGTGCATCTTATGTTGCTAGATGGACCACTACCCATCCGCTTCAATTATCCAAAGCTATTCAAAAAGGTTTGGAAAATGAGGGTTTCTCATTTATTGAAGTTGTTTCCCAATGTCCAACTTACTTTGGACGTAAAAACAAAATGAAAACTCCATTGCAAATGTTTGAATGGATCAAGGAAAACAGCATCAATAAAAGAAGAGCAGAAAAGATGGATGAAGCTGAATTGGAAGGAAAGATCATTGTTGGTGAATTTGCTAATAAGCCACATGCAGAATTAACTGCTAACATCAAGGCATTGGCTGAAGAGAATTCAGATAAGCCACTCGCTATTAAATCTGCATTTGAGGAGTTGGATTAA
- the thiM gene encoding hydroxyethylthiazole kinase, with the protein MTDEIIIADSENVKNALNGFQNALENVKEISPLTFCITNFVTVTDCANAALAIGASPIMSNGAEEGGEIVNIASALVINIGTLSKAQNELMRNSANQAKEINKPIIFDPVGAGVSALRNDMTKEIVENYPLALIRGNMSEIKAITKLINLDESNDSVAKGVDVAASDVISKDNLAVNGLVVKELAKELNTVVIASGPIDIISDGEVTFGLENGDEMMPLITGSGCMLTTIMGSYVGANDPLIGGITACALMAIAGENAADYVMKNDLGTGSFRTILIDNLYKLTAEELAERANLFEINI; encoded by the coding sequence ATGACAGATGAAATTATAATTGCTGACAGTGAAAACGTAAAAAACGCATTAAACGGATTTCAAAACGCTTTGGAAAATGTAAAGGAAATTTCTCCTTTGACTTTTTGCATAACCAATTTTGTAACAGTTACTGATTGTGCGAATGCAGCTTTAGCTATTGGGGCATCACCAATCATGTCCAATGGTGCTGAAGAAGGTGGAGAAATAGTAAATATTGCAAGTGCTCTTGTAATAAATATCGGTACATTAAGCAAAGCTCAAAATGAATTGATGAGAAACAGCGCAAACCAGGCTAAGGAAATCAATAAGCCTATCATATTTGATCCTGTAGGTGCTGGTGTAAGTGCCCTAAGAAATGACATGACAAAGGAAATTGTTGAAAATTACCCTCTTGCATTAATTAGAGGAAACATGTCTGAAATCAAAGCGATTACCAAATTGATCAATCTTGATGAAAGCAATGATTCTGTAGCTAAAGGTGTGGATGTAGCAGCAAGTGATGTTATTTCTAAGGATAATTTGGCTGTCAATGGATTGGTTGTAAAAGAATTGGCTAAGGAATTGAATACTGTTGTTATTGCAAGTGGCCCTATTGACATTATTTCAGATGGTGAGGTGACCTTTGGTCTTGAGAATGGTGATGAGATGATGCCTCTTATTACTGGTAGCGGTTGTATGTTAACTACCATTATGGGTTCATATGTAGGAGCTAATGATCCATTGATTGGCGGAATTACAGCATGTGCTTTGATGGCAATTGCAGGTGAAAATGCTGCTGATTATGTAATGAAAAATGATTTGGGTACTGGCAGCTTCAGAACAATATTAATTGACAATTTATATAAATTAACTGCTGAAGAATTAGCGGAAAGAGCTAATTTATTTGAAATCAACATCTAA
- the tpiA gene encoding triose-phosphate isomerase codes for MSLKTPVVILNFKTYLESSGEKALDLANALESAGEESGITMVAVPQAIDIYRIKEETNIPILSQHIDAVSPGGHTGSNLFESFVASGIDGTLLNHSECRMTLADIAEVVKKTKEAELISCVCTNNIETSVAAATFSPDYVAVEPPELIGTGIPVSKADPEVVKGSVSKVKAINKGVKVLCGAGISTGDDMAAAIELGAEGVLLASGIIKAESPKDALLDLVSKI; via the coding sequence TTGAGTCTTAAAACACCTGTTGTTATATTAAATTTTAAAACTTATTTGGAATCCAGTGGTGAAAAGGCATTGGATTTGGCTAATGCTTTAGAAAGTGCTGGTGAAGAATCTGGAATTACAATGGTTGCTGTACCGCAAGCCATTGATATTTATAGAATTAAAGAGGAAACCAATATTCCTATACTTTCTCAACATATTGATGCAGTATCCCCTGGAGGACATACTGGAAGTAACTTGTTTGAAAGTTTTGTAGCAAGCGGTATCGACGGGACTTTATTGAATCACTCTGAATGTAGAATGACTCTTGCAGACATTGCAGAAGTTGTTAAAAAGACAAAAGAGGCAGAGCTCATTTCATGTGTCTGTACCAACAATATTGAAACAAGTGTTGCAGCAGCTACATTTTCCCCAGATTATGTTGCAGTGGAACCGCCTGAACTTATCGGTACTGGAATACCTGTTTCCAAAGCTGATCCTGAAGTTGTAAAGGGAAGTGTATCCAAGGTGAAAGCCATTAACAAGGGTGTTAAGGTTTTATGCGGTGCAGGAATTTCCACTGGTGATGATATGGCTGCAGCTATTGAGTTAGGTGCTGAAGGAGTTCTTTTAGCTTCTGGAATCATTAAGGCAGAAAGCCCTAAAGATGCATTATTGGATTTAGTAAGTAAGATTTAA
- a CDS encoding 2-oxoacid:acceptor oxidoreductase subunit alpha → MAEERFVQGNEACALGAIAANCRFFAGYPITPSTEIAEQMSILLPKYGGSFVQMEDEIASAGAIIGASWSGMKAMTATSGPGISLMQENIGYGFITETPIVIINVQRGSPSTGQPTMSAQADMMQVRWGSHGDYEPIALAPSSVQEFFDFTIKAFNLAEEYRVPVTVLADEVVGHMREKLIIPDDIKIVARKRPEKVDGQYLPFDAPCDGTTLMPAFGDGFNIHVTGLTHDERGYPDTNDPDTHTKLVERLCNKVLMHRKDICSVKKENCDDADIVIVSCGSPYRSVGAAMKKAREEGIKVGSLKIDTPWPFPEEEIAEIAKTASDIIVPEMNLGQIVHEVERAAQGEANVHLIGKIGGILHKPDEIYDKIKEING, encoded by the coding sequence ATGGCGGAAGAGCGTTTTGTTCAAGGAAATGAAGCTTGTGCATTAGGTGCAATTGCTGCAAACTGCAGATTCTTTGCAGGTTATCCAATTACTCCATCTACTGAAATCGCAGAACAAATGTCTATCTTGCTTCCAAAATACGGCGGATCCTTTGTTCAAATGGAAGATGAAATTGCATCTGCTGGTGCTATCATTGGAGCTTCATGGAGTGGTATGAAAGCAATGACCGCTACTTCTGGTCCTGGTATTTCATTAATGCAGGAAAATATCGGTTACGGATTCATTACAGAAACTCCTATTGTAATTATCAATGTACAAAGAGGTTCCCCATCCACTGGTCAACCTACCATGTCTGCTCAAGCTGATATGATGCAAGTTCGTTGGGGTTCTCATGGGGATTATGAACCTATTGCTTTAGCACCTTCATCTGTTCAGGAATTCTTTGATTTTACTATCAAGGCTTTTAATTTAGCTGAAGAGTACAGAGTTCCAGTAACTGTTCTTGCTGATGAAGTTGTAGGGCATATGAGAGAAAAATTGATTATTCCTGATGATATCAAAATTGTAGCTCGTAAAAGACCTGAAAAAGTAGATGGCCAATACTTGCCATTTGATGCTCCTTGTGATGGAACTACTCTTATGCCTGCTTTTGGTGATGGATTCAATATTCACGTAACTGGTCTCACTCACGATGAAAGAGGTTATCCGGACACTAACGACCCAGACACCCATACCAAATTGGTTGAAAGATTATGCAATAAGGTTTTAATGCACCGAAAGGATATCTGTTCAGTTAAAAAGGAAAATTGTGATGATGCAGATATCGTTATTGTATCATGTGGTTCTCCATACCGTTCTGTTGGAGCGGCTATGAAAAAGGCAAGAGAAGAAGGCATAAAAGTAGGATCTCTTAAAATTGACACTCCATGGCCTTTCCCAGAAGAGGAAATTGCTGAAATCGCTAAAACTGCAAGTGACATAATTGTTCCTGAAATGAATTTAGGGCAAATTGTTCATGAAGTTGAAAGGGCAGCACAAGGTGAAGCTAATGTTCACTTGATTGGCAAGATTGGAGGAATCCTTCATAAGCCTGATGAAATTTACGATAAGATTAAGGAGATTAATGGATAG
- a CDS encoding 4Fe-4S dicluster domain-containing protein — MIIIDSKLCKGCDICIATCPKNVYSKSDKVNTKNVYLPFPEHEEGCTRCGLCELSCPDQAIYVGKEVE, encoded by the coding sequence ATGATTATTATAGATTCTAAGCTTTGTAAAGGATGCGATATTTGTATAGCTACTTGTCCTAAAAATGTTTATTCAAAATCTGATAAAGTAAACACAAAAAATGTTTACCTTCCTTTCCCAGAACATGAGGAAGGTTGCACTAGATGTGGCTTATGTGAATTATCATGTCCTGATCAAGCTATTTATGTTGGAAAAGAGGTGGAATAA
- a CDS encoding dihydroneopterin aldolase family protein — protein sequence MGAKEEYFSNISNRERAIFEGAISMGALFHQFVGTPFNKTNIASLEKAMEESFALQPCIEKVEVSIDLDRLDNAMTEFEYTSLSGDMLDVKIYSKVDDVLAVIRIKFIEELNYPLMYVEEIIE from the coding sequence ATGGGCGCTAAAGAAGAATATTTTTCTAATATTTCAAATAGGGAAAGAGCAATATTTGAAGGAGCCATTAGTATGGGAGCATTATTCCATCAATTTGTAGGCACTCCTTTCAATAAAACCAATATTGCAAGTTTAGAAAAAGCTATGGAGGAATCTTTCGCTTTACAGCCTTGCATTGAAAAGGTTGAAGTTTCAATTGATTTAGACAGATTGGATAATGCCATGACTGAATTTGAATACACTTCATTAAGTGGGGATATGCTGGATGTAAAGATCTATTCAAAAGTGGATGATGTTTTGGCAGTTATTAGAATCAAATTCATAGAAGAGCTTAACTATCCTTTAATGTACGTTGAAGAGATTATTGAATAA
- the sucC gene encoding ADP-forming succinate--CoA ligase subunit beta, whose translation MKFFEHSAKKVFESEGIKILEGHVVYSPEEAMEVATEFGRPIVLKSQVLVGGRGKAGGIKFAYNPGEAFEIANELLKLEIKGEKVKHLLIEEKANIQREFFLSVSNDRANKTPIIMASAEGGVEIEELAKTSPEKIIRYNVDPLKEFLPYEAREIARKMGVSSELMSQIGAIIWKLYNVYDKYDAEIAEINPLILTDDGLIAADAKLEIENDALFRHQDQVRQNRFKKKDFAFVKLDGDIAVIGNGAGLTLTGMDMVTLFGGKPATFLDIGGGASDESIKKALNLVLNYPPVKVVFLNVLGGITRADDVARGVIAALEDNKGDVNIVTRLTGTNEEEGQRLLEEAGIPYEISLEEAAKKAVAMCEEIKAQEAK comes from the coding sequence ATGAAGTTTTTTGAACATAGTGCAAAAAAAGTTTTTGAAAGTGAAGGAATTAAAATTTTAGAAGGGCATGTTGTATACTCTCCTGAAGAGGCAATGGAAGTTGCTACTGAATTTGGCAGACCTATTGTACTCAAATCTCAAGTTTTAGTTGGTGGAAGAGGTAAAGCAGGAGGTATTAAGTTTGCATATAACCCTGGTGAAGCATTTGAAATAGCTAATGAGTTATTAAAGTTAGAGATTAAAGGTGAAAAAGTAAAACACTTGCTCATTGAAGAAAAAGCAAATATCCAAAGGGAATTTTTCTTAAGTGTTTCAAATGACAGGGCAAATAAAACTCCAATCATTATGGCAAGTGCTGAAGGTGGGGTTGAAATTGAAGAATTGGCTAAGACATCCCCTGAAAAAATCATTAGGTATAATGTAGACCCATTAAAAGAGTTCTTGCCTTATGAAGCTCGTGAAATAGCTCGTAAAATGGGAGTTAGCTCTGAATTGATGTCTCAAATTGGTGCTATCATTTGGAAGCTCTATAATGTTTATGATAAGTACGATGCAGAAATTGCAGAAATAAACCCTCTCATATTAACTGATGATGGATTGATTGCAGCTGATGCAAAATTGGAAATTGAAAATGATGCTTTATTCCGTCATCAAGATCAAGTAAGACAAAACAGATTCAAGAAAAAAGACTTTGCATTTGTAAAGCTTGATGGTGACATTGCAGTTATCGGAAATGGAGCAGGATTGACCTTAACAGGTATGGATATGGTTACATTATTCGGTGGAAAACCTGCAACTTTCTTGGATATCGGTGGTGGAGCATCTGATGAATCCATTAAAAAAGCTTTAAACTTAGTTTTAAATTACCCTCCTGTAAAAGTTGTATTCCTTAATGTTTTAGGTGGTATTACCAGAGCGGATGATGTTGCAAGAGGCGTAATTGCAGCTTTAGAAGATAATAAAGGGGATGTAAACATTGTAACAAGACTTACTGGTACAAATGAAGAGGAAGGTCAAAGATTACTTGAAGAAGCAGGCATTCCTTATGAAATCTCATTAGAAGAAGCTGCTAAAAAAGCAGTTGCAATGTGTGAAGAGATTAAAGCACAAGAAGCTAAATAA
- a CDS encoding 2-oxoacid:ferredoxin oxidoreductase subunit gamma, whose protein sequence is MRTEVRIAGFGGQGVIMAGVIIGKAASLFDNKNAVQTQSYGPEARGGASRTEVVIDDDEIDYPKVTSPDILVAMSHEALIKYMGDLKDEGVLIIDPDMIVEEEIVDFVKEHKIKLYRAPATKTATEDVGLRIVANIVMIGAIVKVTEVVSVDAAKQAILDSVPKGTEDKNIQAFEAGYALL, encoded by the coding sequence ATGAGAACTGAAGTTCGTATAGCTGGTTTTGGTGGTCAAGGAGTAATTATGGCTGGAGTTATCATTGGTAAGGCTGCTTCCCTCTTTGATAATAAAAATGCGGTTCAAACCCAATCTTATGGTCCTGAAGCTCGTGGAGGAGCTTCAAGAACTGAAGTTGTTATTGATGATGATGAAATCGACTATCCTAAAGTAACCAGTCCAGACATTTTGGTTGCTATGTCTCATGAGGCTTTGATTAAATATATGGGTGATTTGAAGGATGAAGGTGTCTTGATTATCGATCCAGATATGATTGTTGAAGAAGAGATAGTTGATTTTGTAAAGGAACACAAAATAAAGCTTTACAGAGCACCTGCAACTAAAACTGCAACTGAAGATGTTGGACTCAGAATAGTTGCAAACATTGTAATGATTGGTGCAATTGTAAAGGTCACTGAAGTCGTTTCAGTTGATGCAGCAAAACAAGCTATTTTAGACAGTGTACCTAAAGGTACTGAGGATAAGAATATTCAAGCATTTGAAGCAGGATACGCTTTGCTTTAA